From a region of the Flavobacterium sediminilitoris genome:
- a CDS encoding DUF438 domain-containing protein, producing MISTLEKGHPVSIYFQENDLINDLINELVESDPEDDFQKFFNVFNQLETIEKRFVRKENQLFPFLEKYNWNGPSKGMWSFHDTLREQFRLLRGYVVTKNFEKLKINLEYLLNGIYRLMEIEETMLFPMALNLLKEEDWITMRKGEEEIGWMLKETPPNYPENQYIHPSEDLTERNLDFTSKEASHFDEGYMTVEQVNLLFRTMPLDITYVDENDKVIFYNRGEERVFPRSAGIIGREVKFCHPPKSVDTVLKILEEFKKGNKNEASFWINYKERLIYIRYFAVRDNDKKYRGVIEMSQDITDIKRIEGEQRLLDWH from the coding sequence ATAATTTCTACTTTAGAAAAAGGACATCCAGTTAGTATTTATTTTCAAGAGAATGATTTAATAAATGATTTAATAAATGAACTAGTAGAATCAGATCCTGAAGATGATTTTCAAAAGTTCTTTAATGTTTTTAATCAATTAGAAACAATTGAAAAACGTTTTGTTCGAAAAGAGAATCAACTATTTCCTTTTTTAGAAAAATACAATTGGAATGGTCCATCTAAAGGAATGTGGTCTTTTCATGATACTTTAAGAGAGCAATTTCGATTATTAAGAGGTTATGTAGTAACAAAAAACTTTGAAAAATTAAAAATAAATTTAGAATATCTTTTAAATGGTATTTATCGATTAATGGAAATAGAAGAAACAATGTTATTTCCAATGGCGTTAAACCTTTTAAAAGAAGAAGATTGGATTACAATGCGAAAAGGAGAAGAAGAGATTGGTTGGATGCTAAAAGAAACTCCTCCAAATTATCCAGAAAATCAATACATACATCCTTCAGAAGATTTAACTGAACGGAATTTGGATTTTACTTCGAAAGAGGCTTCTCATTTTGATGAAGGATACATGACAGTGGAGCAAGTTAATTTGCTTTTTAGAACCATGCCTTTAGATATTACTTATGTAGATGAGAATGATAAGGTAATTTTTTATAATCGTGGAGAAGAAAGAGTTTTTCCAAGAAGTGCTGGAATTATTGGTAGAGAAGTAAAATTTTGTCATCCACCAAAAAGTGTAGATACGGTTTTAAAAATTTTAGAAGAATTTAAAAAAGGAAATAAAAATGAAGCTTCGTTTTGGATAAATTATAAGGAACGATTGATTTACATACGCTATTTTGCGGTTAGAGATAACGATAAAAAATACAGAGGTGTAATTGAAATGTCGCAAGATATTACCGATATTAAAAGAATAGAAGGGGAACAACGATTATTAGATTGGCATTAA
- the nadA gene encoding quinolinate synthase NadA, with product MNTDILKEKILQLKKEKNAVILAHYYQEEAIQEIADYVGDSLGLSQEAVNVDADIILFAGVHFMAETAKILNPNKKVILPDLKAGCSLADSCPPDLFKTFKEEHPNHIVITYVNCSAEIKALSDIVCTSSNALKIVNSVPKETLIIFAPDKNLGKYIMEQTGREMVLWDGSCIVHEAFSIEKLLDLCKLHPDAEIIAHPESETHILRTAKYIGSTAGMINYVKESSSNKFIVATEAGILYKMQQQVPHKILIPAPSHEDNTCACSECAFMKMNTLQKVYDCLLNESPEIKVPLEIQEKALLPINRMLELS from the coding sequence ATGAATACGGATATATTAAAAGAAAAGATTCTTCAATTAAAAAAGGAGAAAAACGCGGTAATTTTAGCGCATTATTACCAGGAAGAGGCTATACAAGAAATTGCTGATTATGTAGGTGATAGTTTAGGTTTATCTCAAGAAGCAGTAAATGTTGATGCTGACATTATTTTGTTTGCAGGAGTTCATTTTATGGCTGAGACAGCTAAAATTTTGAATCCGAATAAAAAAGTTATTCTACCTGATTTAAAAGCAGGTTGCTCGTTAGCCGATTCTTGTCCGCCTGATTTATTCAAGACATTTAAAGAAGAACATCCTAATCATATTGTAATAACCTATGTGAATTGTTCGGCTGAAATTAAAGCACTGTCAGATATTGTTTGTACGTCTTCCAATGCGTTAAAAATTGTGAATTCAGTTCCTAAAGAAACACTAATAATATTTGCACCCGATAAAAACTTAGGTAAGTACATTATGGAACAAACAGGAAGAGAAATGGTGTTGTGGGATGGTTCTTGTATTGTGCACGAAGCTTTTTCAATAGAAAAGCTGTTAGATTTATGCAAACTACATCCAGATGCTGAAATTATAGCACATCCAGAATCGGAAACACATATTTTAAGAACTGCAAAATACATTGGTTCAACCGCTGGAATGATAAATTATGTAAAAGAATCTTCTTCAAATAAGTTTATTGTTGCCACCGAAGCTGGAATTCTATATAAAATGCAACAGCAAGTACCGCATAAAATACTTATTCCTGCTCCTTCACACGAAGATAATACTTGTGCTTGCAGTGAATGCGCTTTTATGAAAATGAACACCTTACAAAAGGTCTATGATTGTTTATTGAATGAATCTCCTGAAATTAAAGTACCATTAGAAATTCAAGAAAAAGCACTATTACCAATTAATCGAATGCTCGAATTATCGTAA